From Daphnia pulicaria isolate SC F1-1A chromosome 4, SC_F0-13Bv2, whole genome shotgun sequence, one genomic window encodes:
- the LOC124335747 gene encoding uncharacterized protein LOC124335747, whose protein sequence is MPFGEVMYRCNAHYCFSSVFRNRVVGLVITLALMQLFLFSFYLNGLHSQVVVTANTGTGTGTGGGGSSNSPVSSLEQQDERHQQQQPLAQQQLHPHQQPPHPPHPHGDISLMDSGAAAAAAVLSDIDLGQRSRSVGQEVERAGEEFLNPAIIKAKAAMGDAAKKALDHLMTNKKPAMDLMAMAAKKLSNDPNDPMAKLGLNLLANAFNNIKNSQRAVQPKSTQQDPKEGNKGLVLDANVKESTSSPIANDVDDQSKSQYANLAQMGLQMLTNGLADPSSLLASKGVASSSPDMRMLEMASQMMLSSKLSKAGFDPQMAKTALGLLKGAVASQKLDPRVILGLATKMMSIQQQLQQPSSSASGDTNNAGGLNLLSQFLSNGQLMSALLNSAGAAAAAAQPAVSVDQSNTIYRNYVKLTSRKLPALKSKMSSPYSIPSSKVVVDIGFHFTMEDVDTCRSNATYLIMAVSSAANTEERQAARETWIRDLHQLVGGKVDVVFVVGQTANVTLQRAVEEEGRTHRDLIQTNVQEPIEKSVFKTLAGLVWIDRHCPEIEQILKIDDDVYVSAATMLKAMEKGKARPTITGSLIDSMNPFTTTDEKHKTTKKSWPLKEFPRFMLGGAYLMGRPAVPRLLAAAQVTPVLPLEDVYVTGLCAIGGKVELIPKKSLFEEEISEELDTCTFEDFASWRSTGAADVKQTWNFAQAMKRSGEVCVTTNKCARTFMGICIPSSS, encoded by the exons ATGCCTTTCGGTGAAGTCATGTATCGCTGCAATGCGCATTACTGTTTCAGCAGCGTCTTCCGCAATCGGGTCGTCGGCTTGGTCATCACACTGGCCCTTATGCAGCTCTTCCTCTTCTCCTTTTACCTCAACGGCCTGCACAGTCAAGTGGTGGTGACGGCCAATACCGGCACTGGCACTGGcactggcggcggcggcagcagcaacagtccCGTTTCGTCACTGGAGCAACAGGATGAgcgccaccagcagcagcagccgttaGCGCAGCAACAGTTGCATCCGCACCAGCAGCCGCCACATCCGCCACATCCGCACGGCGACATTTCGCTAATGGACAGCGGGGCCGCCGCGGCCGCCGCTGTTCTCTCAGACATTGACCTTGGCCAAAGGTCACGATCAGTGGGTCAAGAGGTGGAACGGGCGGGCGAAGAATTTCTCAACCCGGCCATCATCAAAGCCAAGGCCGCCATGGGAGACGCGGCCAAAAAGGCGCTCGATCACCTCATGACCAACAAGAAACCGGCCATGGATTTGATGGCCATGGCAGCCAAGAAGTTATCCAACGACCCCAACGATCCCATGGCCAAACTCGGATTGAATCTCCTGGCCAACGCTTTCAACAACATCAAGAATAGCCAGCGGGCCGTCCAGCCCAAATCGACGCAGCAGGATCCCAAAGAGGGGAATAAGGGCCTTGTGCTGGACGCCAATGTTAAAGAATCGACATCATCGCCTATTGCTAACGATGTCGACGATCAATCCAAATCCCAATACGCTAATCTAGCCCAAATGGGCTTACAGATGCTGACCAACGGGCTGGCCGATCCGTCGTCGCTGTTGGCCAGCAAGGgagtggccagcagcagccccgaCATGCGCATGCTGGAAATGGCATCACAAATGATGTTGAGTTCCAAACTGTCCAAAGCCGGATTTGATCCTCAAATGGCCAAAACAGCCTTGGGCCTACTTAAAGGAGCTGTGGCCAGCCAGAAGCTGGATCCGAGGGTTATTCTCGGTCTTGCCACTAAAATGATGTCCATCCAACAACAATTACAGCAACCATCCTCATCCGCTTCTGGTGACACTAATAATGCTGGCGGACTCAACTTGTTGAGCCAATTCCTCTCCAACGGCCAGCTGATGTCGGCGCTGCTTAATAGCGCcggggccgccgccgccgctgcccaGCCGGCAGTTTCCGTCGACCAATCAAACACGATTTATCGCAATTACGTCAAGTTGACCAGCCGGAAGCTGCCGGCCCTCAAATCAAAGATGTCGTCGCCTTATTCAATCCCGTCCAGCAAAGTCGTCGTCGACATTGGATTTCATTTCACGATGGAAGACGTGGACACGTGCCGATCCAACGCCACCTACCTGATCATGGCCGTCTCCTCGGCGGCCAACACCGAGGAGCGGCAGGCGGCGCGAGAGACGTGGATCAGAGATTTGCATCAGCTGGTCGGCGGCAAAGTGGACGTCGTCTTCGTTGTCGGCCAAACGGCCAACGTCACTCTGCAGCGGGCCGTCGAGGAGGAAGGCAGGACTCACCGGGACTTGATCCAGACCAACGTGCAGGAGCCAATCGAGAAGAGCGTCTTCAAGACGCTGGCCGGCCTGGTCTGGATCGACCGCCACTGTCCGGAGATTGAGCAAATCCTCAAGATCGATGATGACGTCTACGTCAGCGCAGCGACGATGCTCAAGGCCATGGAGAAAGGAAAGGCTAGGCCCACCATTACGGGCAGCTTGATCGACAGCATGAACCCGTTTACCACGACAG ATGAGAAACACAAAACCACGAAAAAATCGTGGCCTCTCAAGGAATTTCCTCGTTTCATGCTTGGCGGAGCTTACCTGATGGGCAGGCCGGCAGTGCCGCGTTTATTGGCGGCCGCTCAGGTGACTCCCGTCCTCCCCCTGGAAGACGTTTACGTCACGGGATTGTGCGCCATCGGTGGCAAAGTGGAGCTTATTcccaaaaaaag TctgtttgaagaagaaatcagCGAAGAATTGGACACTTGCACTTTTGAAGATTTCGCCTCTTGGCGCTCGACTGGCGCCGCTGACGTCAAACAGACGTGGAATTTTGCTCAAGCCATGAAAAGGAGCGGCGAAGTTTGCGTAACCACCAACAAGTGCGCACGGACGTTCATGGGCATCTGCATCCCGTCTTCGTCCTAA